Below is a genomic region from Salvelinus sp. IW2-2015 linkage group LG18, ASM291031v2, whole genome shotgun sequence.
TGGGGCCGGTCGTCACTTTTtaccacagacacaaagtcataaaccctgcctatttagGGCTGTGCCAACACTGCAGTATCAAAGATACCCCAATAGGGGTCGTAGCAATACAGCTATACTGTACATATCAAATATGCATCCTCCTTTAGTATCTTACTGTTTTATGCCACTGATAAGATGAATTAACTGGCATAgctaaaaacaaacataataaaTTGATAGAAATAACACATTGAGTCTGCAGTTGAACATCACTTTTTAGACTAGTGCTATTGAAGAGTTCTTTCAATTTTCAGTTGTCCCACACAACGTTGTTGTCAGGTGGATGACAACAAGTGTTCTCTCACAAAGAATGCTAGCTAGGCACAGTATGTTGCAGCAAGTGTGTCCTTGACAGCAGACGTCTGTCACTAGTCTGTGTTGGATGCCCCCAGTCATAAACAAGACTGCCTATTCTTTGTTAGGATGCACGTCAGACGTCTTTAGCCAGGGCACAGGTGGTCTGGCTTGCCAGACTCTTAGACTAGGCCTAGGGCATTGAACAAAAGACTCTATCCCACTTTAATCTCATGGRTCTAATTCTAATCACCTATTCTTATGAATATGaaaaacacagtgccaccgacgcggcccactaccaaagattgtgggttctccttctccgtggccgacgcgAGTatgacatttaaacgtgttaaccctcgcaaggctgcccgcccagacggcatccctacccgcgtcctcagagcatgcccagaccagctggctggtgtgtttacggacatattcaatctcWccctatcccagtctgttcaagatgaccaccattgttcctgtacccaagaaggcaaaggtaactgaactaaatgactatcgccacgtagcactcacttctgtcatcatgaagtgctttgagagactagtcaaggatcatatcacctccaccttacctgtcaccctagacccacttcaatttcctTACKgccccaatagatccacagatgatgcaatcaccatcacactgcacactgccctatcccatctggacaagaggaatagctatgtaagaatactgtttactgactacagctcagcattcaacaccatagtatcctccaagctcatcataaagctcttggagtgtggtgtgaggaaaacaacctctcactcaacgtcaacaaaaggagatgatcgtggacttcaggaaacagcagagggagcaaccccttatccacatcgacgggacagtagtggagagggtagtaagttttaagttcctcggcgtacacatcacggacaaactaacagtgtggtgaaggcgcaacagcgcctctttaacctcaggaggctgaagaaatttggcttgtcacctaaaacatacacaaacttttacagatgcacagttgatagcatcctgtcgggctgtatccccgtttggtacggcaacagcacagctctccagagagtggtgggGTCTGCACAACGCTTCACCGGCGacaaactgcctgccctccaggacacctacagcacccaatgtcacaggaaggccaaaaagatcaaggacaacaaccacccgagccactgcctgtttaccccgctaccatccagaaggtgaggtcagtacaggtgcatcaWagctggaaccgagagactgaaaaacagcttctatcgcacggccatcagactgttaaacagccatcaacagcacagaggctgctgcctacatacagacttgaaatcactggccactttaataaatggaacactagtcactttaatgtttacatatattgcATTACTCTATTCATATGTCTTCTATACTAtatattgcatcttagcctatgccactCTGTCAATGCTGAGtcatgtatttatatattcttattccattccttagatgtgtgtattaggtatctgttatggaattgttagatattactgcactgtcggaactagaagcacaagcatttcgctacactcacaataacatctgctaaccatgtgtatgtgactaataaaatttgatgacAGTCACTCACAAAACAAATTATAtattagccagctatctaaacttgtaatcatggccgaattaccgaccgggcatgaagggcatgtgcccaggggccctYACCTTCAGGGGCCCTCATTGTATAattttaacatggcataagtcacagcaaaatgtgtagaatttcaagAAATGAGCATGAGACTAACTGTAAAACTTTCCTTGACTAGGCCACCCTCGATTCCATTCAGTCAAAGACGAGGGTGTCCCTGCAAAAAATCCCTGCAGCTCTGACGTCAAGGCTGCCTAGCTGTTGTCAGGTAAATCATTATGCTACAGTAAGGTKAAATGAAAAACTTTGAGGATCATGCTACACATAGGATGCTGCATTATTAAAGATAGTGTCCCGTGTAAGGACTAACAGTAGCCATGGCTGTTCCAGAGAGAGCTTTTTGTTTACTATGGGCTGCCTGTAYAGGCCAGCTCTCCCACACTTGGCATTGGGTTAACTACAACCTGGGTCAATCACTTCTATTTAAACTAAACTCCAAGTCATCGTGGAAAATAACATTGCTGTTCTAAATAGGCTATCTGATGGAATAGGTCAAAGAAGAGAGTCAGGGTACTGACAGAAGCACATGCAGGGTGACATTCTAGATGTCTAGGGACATGTATACTGTGATGAGGGCAAGGTAGAGTTACTGAACTTGAAAGGTCATGGAGCTGGTTCCAGCCAATGGCAAGACACAATGGTTTCTGCCTAGAAACATGTCYCACTGATTATCTGGGCCCGGACAAGAAACAGCCACTAACCATGACTCCTTACACATAGATTAAATAAACCATATAGCACAAATGATTCATACCCCTTCAGAGGGCTAAGTGGAAACAATTATTTCAGGTCTATATGAAATGCCTGGAGATTGgtggctaggggttgtttctgtaCAGGGTCATATTGTRGTTATCTTCAAGCCCCAGTCACCAGCACTACATTACAGAAGTATTAAAACTAGCATTTCTCATTGAAATAGGTTTAATAATActacatatttacaaaaatgtcaatgaggaaaatattttaataaaaaaaaaaaaacacttaaaataactGAAGAAATGTATAGAGTTTATTACAAAATAAAAGGGAATTGATAAAAGCGGACAGGCTGGGAGCATCTTCCCATCACATACACAGCATCAAATACTCCTATGTGACTGGCCTAGCCTTAAGGGTCACAGACAATAAGAACCATGTACTTTGGGACGTGTTTTAACTAGCTTCTGATGAACTTCGCCACAGGCAATAGAACYCCGGTGCGTAAAAGATGAACACTGGCTTCCTATCACAAAGTACATCAGTCTTACTTCAAATGAACTTGGGTTAAAAATCCACAATGTATTGCTCTACAGCTCGAGTTCACAMGAATACAGAAAGTCACAACACTGAACAGACCAACTCATTTTTGTTAGTTGAATCCTGTCCATTGAACTGGCAAGAGAAAATGTACTTGAAATGATATCAATATATAGACATCAGGACCAATACTCATGAAGGCGTCAAAACACATGGTAGAACAGTACGTAATATTATTTTAGAATCAAATAAAGGGACTCCATGCAATGGCACTAGTAAGTCATTAGCAGCCTTCTCATAGATTGAATACTACATTGTTAATAATGTACATGTTTCAAGTAAAGAAAACTTGACTGACGCAGTTAAGGCTAAGGTGGCATTTTCTGACCMTCAGCGAATTAGAGCGAGGGAGGTCTAATGCCCGCCAGGACATTCAGTTATTCTACAGTACTGGTTCATCTAAGGACTTCTACCACACCTCAACATCTCATTTCCGTTTACAGTACATAAAGATCCTCTCAGAGAGGAGAACCAACACATTGGATTGTCTTTTCAACCTGGGTCCGGTTCAGAAGGACGCAACATTctgaatgttgcagatagaaaatgTTATGTATAGAGATTCCCTAGTCGACATGATAGAAAGGCTTGGCTGTTCTACACAACGTTTCTACCTGAACGTTCCATAACATACTGAACGCTACCCTGGTGTTACATATTCTCACTCGCCCACGCTACACCATCTCAATAACATACTGGGCACAGTATCTGGGTCTTCAGACCCACCCTGCCACATCTCTCCCCCCAAAAGGAAGTATGACATTGGGACCTCACTACCCTGCACACCCTCCCATGTGTATTTTATCAACATCGAGCGATAGTAAAAGGCATAAGCTGACGCACACCCAGAAATGTTTTTATAGAAGTTAACCATGTTAACGGAGAGTAAACTAGAAAAAGAAAGCCACACATTCTTATGCTCCCAAACATTTCATGGGTAAAGCAACTGTGTTTGTATGCCCATTAAATGTTTGGGAGAATAATTAGTGTgactatttttttaaatcatcatcaACATCTGGCACTCCCATAAAAACCCTCATGGAGGTGAACAAAGATTATATGTTTTTGAGTACAATTACACAAACCCCCTCCCCCCATACTTCCATAAATCCCCAATCTAAGCTAAAAGAAAACCATGAAGGGCATCACTGTGAGGACAACAAGAAAACATGCCAATGCCAAAACCAGGATGGAAAACAACATCCAGTCATATGTGGGTGGGGTTAGGTGGCTGTCTGCCTTGGCTGTTGGGGGCGGGGGTTGGCATARAGAGCCTCAATCTAACCAGGGTAGCGTCGACATTATCCTCATTTGGCTACCCTGTAAATGGTCAGGTCCAGGGGTTCTCTGCTGGGCACACACCAGTCGTCTGCCTCCTGGCTAACCTTGTAATTCCGCAGAGCTGTCTTGTTGTACACCGGGAGCCTCTCCACAGAGTCTGTGGACAAGGCCTGTGGAGGGAAGGAGATCGAGTTGTATTTTGTGTTCAAAGCATCcccccaaaagaaagaaatatcACTTCTCTTCTCCCCACTAGCACGGCCTTTGCTGATAAATACTTTGTCGAGGGAAAAAAGTAATTGATACGATTGTGatgtgttgtctcacctagctatcttaacacgaatgcactaattgtaagtagctctggataagagagtctgctaaatgaaaagaaaatacaaaattcgAATGAATCCATAGTCAGACGAGTTAKATGACAATTACACGAGTCCCATTGTCTCAGTATGTAGCTTACCTTCATGTGGATGACAGCGTCAGTGCCGTAACCCTCCATAGAGTAGAGCTGCAGGTCTCCCTGGAAGTACTGAGCGTAGAGCCGGGAGATGGGCAGGCCGTAGCCAAAGCCAGCCTGGAGAGGAGACGACACGGCTCTAAACCATGGCTGCTTCAATAGTCTGATAAACATGGGTGTTTTGGAAAGTTcggatagaaatgtattgtgtagaacagacatgcatgcctctctgacatgtagagtaaggaatcatgtcagctctacTTCACAGCATTTCTACCGGCAATGTTCAGTACGTTGCACCCTCCTGAATACGAACCTGGTCCGTGAAAGAATAGAGCAGAGGCACTCACCAATGGGGTCTGCGAGTGCTCACCCCTCTCTGGTGTGGGGGCCGTAGAGTACATGTAGCTGAAAAGATTCTCAATCTTCCTGAAAGGGACTCCGCCACCCCTGTCACTCACCTACGCATCgccagagagtgaaggagagaagtaggggagagagaaaaataaataaagtcaGGCATTAGAGGAATGGCCAGTCATAAAAAAGGTGGAGATGCTGCCAGAAAGAAGGGTGCCCCTCGTGCCATTGGCTTGAATTCAACAGCCTGCCTTACGATAGGCCGAACCAAGGCATKTATTCTGCATATCGTCAAGGTAACTGCACAACAAGGCCACTCAGTTCCCTCTGTTGTGTTTTAGTTCACTGCAAGGAGCATATTCCTTACGGAAAAcatttaagaaccaaacggaagcaaacagagcaaattgagtttctattgaacaaattcaggtaggtccttccccatttaagaaacattttgccACAGAATCAGAGTAATGAATACTCCCCATGTGCACCGGTCAGCTCACCAAAAGAACAAGCAGTACTGAGATCAAGTTACTGCAGGACAAGGTTAATGGGCTCTTAGTATGGAAGTCAATGTAGACCCAATCCTGTTAATCTAATCTGGGATTAGCAGCTTGGTTTAACATTAAACAGAATTAATAAGGGTCAAAATCTTACATAACAGCTTTAAATAAggattttgggggggaggggtggagacaaataaaatgaaaagatAGTCAATTCATTATGCCACAGTTTATCATTAGCACTTGTGAGTTTGACAATGGTATTAATTGGGAATAGTGgcaattgtaatgtttttaaacataGCAATACAATTCACTAACATACTGTACCTTAATTGACAGGTCCTCTCCTCCAATYGccaccatgacttgaatgggtgGTAGCCTGTTGCTGGATTCATGGTTCTCAATTGTGGCCCTCATAGCATTCTGGAAAATGGACAACATAAGATTCACAAGTGACTAACATCTTCGATCTAAGAATACATTTTTAATGCAGGTTCTACCATACCTTGAAAAGCTCAAACAACATGTGGTAGAGATGGGAGGGCACATAGACAATGCTTATAGGTTGTTTCCGGTTGTTGACTGGGTAAAGCAAAAgagaataaatgaataaaacaacaTCTGCAGTATAATTAAAATACAAAAGCCATTAGGATGTAAAGCGTCATTGACAGATTCTGTTGACATCCATTTTGATTATTCTGGGAAGAGAGGGGAGTTTAGTCACAGTGTCAATATTGTTcgaggcagccagccagccatcgcCACTTATCCATTACTTTTGCCTCGCTGGAATAATTACTTGGCCCTCAGGTCCAGACGGCAGAGATTSTTGGTACACACAGCGGTGGCGCTCAGACAATTTCATCCAAGATTCCCAAATGAGCATAAAATGGTCATCTACATGCATGCGTCATAGGTGATATCAGTGGAATAGATGATTAGTTACTCTTGGTTTGGTTCTTACCATTCATTTCTTGCAGCATCAGGTCTGGCGAGCTCAGATAGTACTGATCACACACCAACTTGGCACTCTGGTAAGCATCTGGAAAAATACAACACCATGAAATGACACAATAAGGGTGTTTGGGTACAAGAGAAATTTGCTCTGTTTGGTTCACCCATAGGATATTACAAGTCTATATAATCTATGACAGCTCAAAACCACATTAAAGAGCCATTAATTATTATTTTCTACCTCTGACCACCTCTGAGACATCACAGTGAGGGTCGATGCTCCCTATTGTGTTGGGGTGAAGTGGATTCGTTGCTCCATCAAAGACAAGAGCTACAGAGAGTCCAATGAGTGGAAATGAGTCAGTTTCAAAATGGCCGACAATTGTCTATAAAAGAATGGATAACTTAGTGGACTGACATCTGTACTCACTGTGCTGGTTGATAAGCATGCGGATAGATATACGGCTCATGTAGAAACGGTCCAGGAAGTACTGAATGTTCTGGTTGGTCACTGGGTCCTGGCCGAACACCGACTTGTACTCAATGACGCCCTGTGCCATGGTGGGCACTACGTCATTGTGCCTGTTTCTGATATTCACCAGGGTGTCCACAAACCTAGTGGATAAAAGGCGACTGTAAGACAAACAGCATGAGATAGATTGAGAGGGCCTACCTGGCTGTCAAAGGTGATTGAGGACTTACTCATCCAGGACACTGTGGTTGTCAGGAGTCTTGTCCAAGAACTCCAGGATTTCCATCAAGCTCTGGACATAcctgaaaacacatttttcagtTTGCGTTATTCCTGAGTAGTGTGGTGTATATGTTTAACTGCAGCAATACAACTtataactagggttgcaaagctaccggtaatttaccaaagttcaCAGAATCTTCATTAATTAACAGAAAACCAATGGCAATCTATTttcattttggtcatttatacgTGAagaacttttaaaaaatgtattcatatatagtattcattCATCAGTGTCCATATcatccatgagtttctagtagacagaccatatggttcaagagaaaatagcctagataagaaagcatctaatcaacaatgYCATTTTCAATTAACTCGGCAACTCTTCCAACTactgacttttttcacaactgccaccagtttgacgtCAAAACATTAACATAtgcatattgacatagtaaaataaattaaaggatatttcatgctgaaaccctcatattaaaacaCCAAATGGTATTCAATACATTGATAgcttatatttaggataatgttttacatccgctttgtcattctatttcttATTTAAAAACCTTATGTAAATATTTAACAGGGCCAaggataatctgaagtacccaaaagagcCACgtgatgtcttgtgatagattacataaaatccttgaaaaatgttcattctatagctagaggactcctgatataaCCAGAAGTGATAAGTATACTTTCTTTTGCCTTCATCTGTTGTGAtatagtactgtctttttgctagctggggccatctactttaagtgctgcctgtcttcccagtggcCTACTTGGAGTGTGAACTGCATCATTTGCAGATAGTTGTTGACACTTCAACCAGGATCaaggtaatcagtggctgtattggaggggggagtggtttcacctctactaggcaatcagcaattagtacaggGAGGCGTGCTCTCCACCTCTGCTAAGCAATCCCCTGGTTTCTCAGGTTTGTCGCAAAACTCAGACCGTTGCCGAAACAAAAACTGTTTTACTGAGTTCGAGGAATGAAAGAGAGGAAGGSTCCACACcactcacttgagtatcttacctagttatttacagaTTCAAATgttgctcttttgtagctttggcaactatgtgtgttttctatacccgTTTGCACCGCTCCCTGTAGGCTTTATAGACACTCCAGTCCCCActccttggctgcaacccttgtaatttagtgtaccctgatCGCACAACCCATTTGGAATTCAGGGTCTCTGGCAGtgtttggaactgccgatctgcggtcaagaacYCWMAGRTCAACTCAGCCTATGCTGACCTTCAGTCCCTTGAATTTTTTGGCCRAGACGGAGACStggatcaccccagagaacactgctactccagctgctctttaTTCatctgactgttctctctgagagcatctggtcgtcgcAGTGGTGGCACAGGTCCACTTATTTCTCTTAAGTGGAGATTCTCTTCTCTCgctcacctgtccatctcattttaattccatgctgtcactcacttgtccactcaagcttagcATTGTCATCCATTGCCCACCATGTGTCCTTAGAGTTTGAGCTTGACTCTGTCATGACTTTGGCCTGTGGGTAAAGgcttatgaccccccccccatccccataaatacctttctcccatccctctctctgactctacaatagcctttgttaaacatagagagtctgggaacatcaaacaagtggagggaaaggaaacatatttcggtaatagaaccagttgaaaatatgcgttggtacttaatgaatatgatgtcagttcagttgtcatctgagacattatgactgatgacagtaCGACAAACTggatctgggaaagtctacacattatagttatcagattcacatggaattgttgtgcaatttaaatgcaatttaaatgaaactatgtgaaaagattaaatgtaattttagcttccaaatgagagaattgggttttcataagattAGAGCTCTGCTCTACAGTGGCCCGCCtctgaagagacatgggttataaactatgaaacacacccttctctccctccactatataagcccttgacgaaaatgtaaccttctgTTCCGAGGACGATAGTCCTTTTCAACGTATTGACCGTCGtcctaacatgtcaactacagaactaagctaacctcagcgtgagctttggttgcgaatggtatgaactttgaactcttattcactacagaagtgatacctcctagccgttgagttagcagcggccgctgtaaacgtgggctaggagaggacagagagtatcccgttcaccaccagagacactcttcaaaggacaaacgactgttgggcaacacggccttccatctaccaccaacctattgaagcgcagctcagagtaaatatttattgcattttc
It encodes:
- the pdk2a gene encoding pyruvate dehydrogenase (acetyl-transferring) kinase isozyme 2, mitochondrial isoform X1; translated protein: MKFVRFIMKNATLANVPKHIEHFAKFSPSPLSMKQFLDFGSTNACEKTSFVFLRQELPVRLSNIMKEINLLPDRLLTTPSVQMVQSWYVQSLMEILEFLDKTPDNHSVLDEFVDTLVNIRNRHNDVVPTMAQGVIEYKSVFGQDPVTNQNIQYFLDRFYMSRISIRMLINQHTLVFDGATNPLHPNTIGSIDPHCDVSEVVRDAYQSAKLVCDQYYLSSPDLMLQEMNVNNRKQPISIVYVPSHLYHMLFELFKNAMRATIENHESSNRLPPIQVMVAIGGEDLSIKVSDRGGGVPFRKIENLFSYMYSTAPTPERGEHSQTPLAGFGYGLPISRLYAQYFQGDLQLYSMEGYGTDAVIHMKALSTDSVERLPVYNKTALRNYKVSQEADDWCVPSREPLDLTIYRVAK
- the pdk2a gene encoding pyruvate dehydrogenase (acetyl-transferring) kinase isozyme 2, mitochondrial isoform X2, with the protein product MKFVRFIMKNATLANVPKHIEHFAKFSPSPLSMKQFLDFGSTNACEKTSFVFLRQELPVRLSNIMKEINLLPDRLLTTPSVQMVQSWYVQSLMEILEFLDKTPDNHSVLDEFVDTLVNIRNRHNDVVPTMAQGVIEYKSVFGQDPVTNQNIQYFLDRFYMSRISIRMLINQHTLVFDGATNPLHPNTIGSIDPHCDVSEVVRDAYQSAKLVCDQYYLSSPDLMLQEMNVNNRKQPISIVYVPSHLYHMLFELFKNAMRATIENHESSNRLPPIQVMVAIGGEDLSIKVSDRGGGVPFRKIENLFSYMYSTAPTPERGEHSQTPLAGFGYGLPISRLYAQYFQGDLQLYSMEGYGTDAVIHMKQTLLSRATYN